One segment of Desulfosudis oleivorans Hxd3 DNA contains the following:
- a CDS encoding type I polyketide synthase, translated as MKKEGGIDNQAVAVVGMGSLFPLSASVKEYWRLISRGEDAITDVPSTHWSAEDYFRQDSKGGDFTYCKRGGFLSAIDYDPTEFGIPPTILEATDTAQLLSLVVTKMALEDAGYGDTGRAWNRERTGVVLGATGTQELVVPLASRLGFPFWKRALEDAGVPAEVADDVMARISDAYVAWQENSFPGLLGNVIAGRIANRFNLGGTNCVVDAACASSLSAVNLAVLELLSGKSDMMLTGGVDALNDIFMHMCFAKTSVLSFSGDAKPFSKDADGTVLGEGIGIVVLKRLADAEADGDRIYAVIRAMGTSSDGRSAGIYAPVAEGQLRALRRAYNDAGFSPETVALIEAHGTGTRVGDAVEFEALKTFFNESGVEGKDRCAIGSVKSMIGHTKAAAGAASLIKASLALYHKAIPPTLKVTEPDPKINIDQTPFYISTSLRPWLSTKKHPRRAGLSSFGFGGSNFHVVMEEYKAEKETPAWDGSVEIAAFSGDSAADVQAGLKTFTEGVEAHAAKAGGRFAGVRVTAFKTRETFSHAHACRLLMVIERTDDVADLLQKAMAAVTGGDAAAADGKKIFYDTEAGHAGKVAFIFPGQGSQYPYMARDLAVAFPEAHAVFETADIQFANLGAAPDIRLSDRVFPPGLFEKDKKSTEEALRNTDFAQPAIGAASLATNKVLARFGLCPDMTCGHSFGELSALCCAGWMDEETFLSLAAARGKYMAAAGKEKGAMLAIKADLARIEQFIADNGLDLVLANRNSYEQGVLSGREAEIDRAAELCKKDKLRATRLTVAAAFHTELVQDAAKPFKDYLRKKDITCSDIKVFSNVTAQPYPRDPAETRKILGNQLLNPVNFVEEVENMYADGARTFLEVGPKSVLTGLVKSILKGKHFDALATDGSGGRNFGQTDLARVICFFAAQGRPVRLTEWEIPPVQARQQKMSLSICGANYRKEKPARPKRAPMVQKTEPVPVAASGLQTAPASAAPPPGPDTDLVKNALAVVSESLRSMQALQQQTADAHQKFLETQTEAGKALGIVLEKTRSLGQTVMGEDGVVPAVPIKRSAPSAPAVRPEATPPSEPKAAIPAAAPKTPAGQSVDIAAIEAAMLDIVSRVTGYPVEMLGLEMDIENDLGIDSIKRVEILSVFEEEHPDIPSATPEDLAEMRTLKEICDHLVSLSGAVAGTPSAAPASAAARASSADIEAAMLDIVSRVTGYPVEMLGLEMDIENDLGIDSIKRVEILSVFEEEHPDIPSATPEDLAEMRTLKEICDHLVSLFGAMAGTPSAAPASAAARASSADIEAAMLDIVSRVTGYPVEMLGLEMDIENDLGIDSIKRVEILSVFEEEHPDIPSATPEDLAEMRTLKEICDHLMKLGGIQTTPAGDKPAPAVTAEPPEDTADSSGPVLRRVIQMESLPPDSQPPLALAKGKTLFVCTTDASWGRAVVEALMAMDVNAALLENVSPEQDVSNAGGLLILGGLDPAEKQLWHPEDERFVKDAFALAGRVGPVLIDGVKKNQVGIFAAVTFLDGQLGFGRTRAFNPMQAALAGLVKTAAIEWPGVTCRVIDLDPEWTDVKAAAHAVAMEILSAEDPVEVGLSVEGKKGVALAAAPCEPEDLPLKSGDVVVVSGGARGVTAQCALALAKKVRPVLVLLGRSPLPGPEPAWLAGVTSEPEIKKQILENEFSGKTATPAEVDRVFKKHMAGREIAANMEALRAVCTEVVYRSTDVRDDAAVEDLFKAVSEKFGPVRCIVHGAGVLEDRFIIDKTADQFDRVFDTKVAGAKALVLAADMKALRCLVFFSSVSARMGNKGQADYAMANEVLNKTAQLMALQNQGCRVISFNWGPWDGGMVTASLKREFEKSRVALIPLAAGARCMVEEMASPAGDVEVVIGAGFDDVGKATPETSPAPAPAKKEVENTGPLFEAFTRKVDVEEFPVLKSHLLDGRPVVPFALAAEWVGSGALHANPGLMLIGIDDMRVLSGIKVDETGRTVTVLAGKPIKSGTAFEVAVQIKSDSSGKETVHYGARAVLAAAYETPPVFTEPASLASSGYTRTAAELYDTVLFHGKALHGLQEVVACSTEGIKATISSAPSPKQWIRRPVRNTWLADPLALDTAFQMAIVWCHEQAGMVCLPVSFKSFRQYRTAFPAEGVTAVLAVTNRTSRKMRGDVFFLDENGAMVACMTGFEAVMDKSLGAAFKS; from the coding sequence TTGAAGAAAGAGGGCGGCATCGACAACCAGGCAGTGGCCGTTGTGGGCATGGGAAGCCTGTTCCCCCTGTCCGCCAGCGTAAAGGAATACTGGCGCCTGATCTCCCGTGGTGAGGACGCGATTACGGATGTACCTTCCACCCACTGGTCGGCGGAAGATTATTTTCGCCAGGATTCCAAAGGCGGCGATTTTACTTACTGCAAACGGGGCGGGTTTCTCTCCGCCATTGATTATGATCCCACTGAATTCGGCATTCCCCCCACCATCCTGGAAGCCACGGATACGGCCCAGCTGCTTTCCCTGGTGGTCACGAAGATGGCTTTGGAGGATGCCGGGTACGGCGACACCGGCCGGGCCTGGAACCGGGAGCGCACCGGCGTGGTGCTGGGCGCCACCGGCACCCAGGAGCTGGTGGTTCCCCTGGCCTCGCGCCTGGGGTTTCCCTTCTGGAAAAGGGCGCTGGAGGATGCCGGTGTACCGGCGGAGGTGGCCGACGACGTGATGGCCCGCATCTCCGACGCCTATGTGGCCTGGCAGGAGAACTCCTTTCCCGGCCTGCTGGGAAACGTGATCGCCGGCCGCATCGCCAACCGGTTCAACCTGGGCGGTACCAACTGCGTGGTGGACGCAGCCTGCGCCAGTTCCCTGTCGGCTGTCAACCTGGCGGTTCTTGAACTCTTGTCCGGAAAAAGCGACATGATGCTCACCGGCGGAGTGGACGCGCTCAATGATATTTTCATGCACATGTGCTTTGCCAAGACCTCTGTACTCTCCTTTAGCGGAGACGCCAAGCCTTTTTCAAAGGATGCCGACGGCACGGTTTTGGGCGAAGGCATCGGCATCGTGGTACTCAAGCGCCTGGCTGATGCCGAGGCCGACGGAGACAGAATCTATGCCGTGATCCGGGCCATGGGCACCTCCAGCGACGGCCGGTCGGCCGGCATCTACGCGCCCGTGGCCGAAGGTCAGCTACGGGCCCTGCGGCGGGCCTATAACGATGCCGGGTTTTCGCCGGAAACGGTGGCGCTGATCGAGGCCCACGGCACCGGCACCCGGGTGGGAGACGCCGTGGAGTTTGAGGCCCTGAAGACCTTCTTCAATGAGTCGGGCGTTGAAGGCAAAGACCGGTGCGCCATCGGTTCGGTAAAGTCCATGATCGGCCACACCAAGGCAGCGGCCGGCGCCGCCAGCCTGATCAAGGCATCCCTGGCCCTTTACCACAAGGCGATTCCCCCCACCCTCAAGGTGACCGAGCCTGATCCCAAAATCAATATCGACCAGACCCCTTTTTACATCAGCACCAGCTTGCGGCCCTGGCTTTCCACAAAAAAACACCCCCGCCGGGCCGGCTTGAGCTCATTTGGTTTCGGGGGCAGTAACTTTCATGTGGTGATGGAAGAGTACAAAGCGGAAAAAGAGACGCCTGCCTGGGACGGTTCAGTGGAGATCGCGGCCTTTTCCGGGGACTCGGCCGCGGATGTTCAGGCCGGGCTGAAGACCTTCACAGAGGGCGTGGAGGCCCATGCGGCAAAGGCGGGCGGGCGGTTTGCCGGTGTGCGGGTCACCGCCTTTAAAACAAGGGAAACCTTTTCTCATGCCCATGCCTGCCGCCTGCTGATGGTTATTGAAAGAACCGATGACGTGGCTGACCTTCTGCAAAAGGCCATGGCCGCCGTCACCGGCGGCGATGCCGCGGCGGCGGATGGCAAAAAGATTTTTTACGACACCGAAGCCGGTCATGCCGGCAAGGTCGCTTTTATTTTTCCGGGCCAGGGCAGCCAGTATCCTTACATGGCAAGAGACCTGGCCGTGGCCTTTCCCGAGGCCCACGCGGTGTTTGAAACCGCGGACATTCAGTTTGCCAACCTGGGGGCCGCCCCGGACATTCGGCTTTCGGACCGCGTTTTTCCGCCGGGTCTGTTTGAGAAGGATAAAAAGAGCACGGAAGAGGCGTTGCGAAACACCGATTTCGCCCAGCCGGCCATTGGTGCGGCCAGCCTGGCCACAAACAAGGTGCTTGCCCGGTTCGGCTTGTGTCCGGACATGACCTGCGGCCACAGCTTCGGAGAACTGTCCGCCCTGTGCTGCGCCGGATGGATGGATGAGGAGACGTTTCTCTCCCTGGCCGCGGCCCGGGGAAAATACATGGCCGCCGCCGGAAAAGAAAAAGGCGCCATGCTGGCCATCAAGGCCGACCTGGCCAGAATTGAACAGTTTATCGCCGACAACGGTCTGGACCTGGTCCTGGCCAACCGGAACAGCTATGAGCAGGGTGTGCTGTCGGGCCGTGAGGCGGAGATCGACCGGGCCGCTGAGTTGTGCAAGAAAGACAAACTCAGGGCCACCAGGCTGACCGTGGCTGCGGCCTTTCATACCGAGTTGGTTCAGGACGCCGCCAAACCTTTCAAAGACTACCTGAGGAAAAAAGATATAACTTGTTCTGATATAAAGGTTTTTTCAAACGTCACCGCCCAGCCGTATCCTCGTGATCCCGCAGAAACCAGAAAGATTCTGGGCAATCAACTGCTCAACCCGGTCAATTTCGTGGAAGAGGTCGAGAACATGTATGCCGATGGTGCCCGGACCTTTCTGGAGGTCGGCCCCAAGTCGGTGCTCACCGGGCTGGTCAAGTCAATTCTAAAAGGAAAACATTTTGACGCCCTGGCCACGGACGGGTCCGGAGGCCGGAATTTCGGCCAGACCGATCTGGCACGGGTAATCTGCTTTTTCGCGGCCCAGGGTCGGCCCGTGCGGCTGACCGAATGGGAAATACCGCCTGTCCAGGCCCGCCAGCAGAAGATGTCGCTTTCCATCTGCGGTGCCAACTATCGCAAGGAAAAACCGGCCCGCCCCAAACGGGCCCCCATGGTTCAGAAAACAGAGCCGGTTCCTGTAGCGGCTTCCGGCCTCCAGACAGCCCCGGCATCAGCCGCGCCACCCCCGGGGCCTGACACCGACCTGGTGAAAAACGCGCTTGCCGTGGTGTCGGAAAGCCTGCGCTCCATGCAGGCCCTTCAGCAGCAGACCGCCGATGCCCACCAGAAATTTCTGGAGACCCAGACCGAGGCGGGAAAGGCCCTTGGCATTGTACTGGAGAAGACCCGTAGCCTGGGTCAGACCGTGATGGGCGAAGATGGTGTGGTTCCGGCCGTTCCCATTAAAAGGTCAGCACCATCGGCCCCTGCTGTAAGACCTGAGGCCACGCCTCCTTCCGAACCGAAGGCCGCCATCCCGGCCGCGGCCCCCAAAACCCCTGCCGGGCAGTCGGTGGATATTGCCGCAATCGAGGCGGCCATGCTGGACATTGTGAGCCGGGTTACCGGCTATCCGGTGGAGATGCTGGGCCTGGAAATGGACATTGAAAACGACCTGGGCATTGACTCCATCAAGCGGGTGGAAATCCTGTCGGTGTTTGAAGAAGAGCACCCGGACATTCCATCGGCCACCCCTGAAGACCTGGCCGAGATGCGCACCTTAAAGGAGATCTGTGATCACCTGGTATCTCTTTCCGGTGCCGTGGCAGGAACGCCATCGGCTGCTCCGGCTTCGGCTGCCGCCCGGGCCTCATCAGCGGATATCGAGGCGGCCATGCTGGACATTGTGAGCCGGGTTACCGGCTACCCGGTGGAGATGCTGGGCCTGGAAATGGACATTGAAAACGACCTGGGCATTGACTCCATCAAGCGGGTGGAAATCCTGTCGGTGTTTGAAGAAGAGCACCCGGACATTCCATCGGCTACGCCAGAAGACCTGGCTGAGATGCGCACCTTAAAGGAGATCTGTGATCACCTGGTATCTCTTTTCGGTGCCATGGCAGGAACGCCATCGGCGGCTCCGGCTTCGGCTGCCGCCCGGGCCTCATCAGCGGATATCGAGGCGGCCATGCTGGACATTGTGAGCCGGGTTACCGGCTACCCGGTGGAGATGCTGGGCCTTGAAATGGACATTGAAAACGATCTGGGCATTGACTCCATCAAGCGGGTGGAAATCCTGTCGGTGTTTGAAGAAGAGCATCCGGACATTCCATCGGCCACCCCTGAAGATCTGGCCGAGATGCGGACGCTAAAGGAAATCTGCGACCACCTGATGAAACTGGGCGGGATTCAGACGACCCCGGCCGGGGATAAGCCAGCCCCGGCCGTTACAGCGGAACCCCCTGAGGATACCGCCGATTCATCCGGGCCGGTGTTGCGCCGGGTCATTCAAATGGAGAGCCTGCCGCCGGACAGCCAGCCGCCCCTGGCGCTGGCAAAAGGCAAAACCCTGTTTGTCTGCACAACCGACGCATCATGGGGCAGGGCGGTGGTCGAGGCGTTGATGGCCATGGATGTCAATGCCGCGCTCCTGGAAAACGTTTCCCCTGAGCAGGATGTTTCAAATGCCGGCGGCCTGTTGATCCTGGGCGGCCTTGACCCCGCGGAAAAGCAGTTATGGCACCCGGAAGATGAGCGGTTTGTCAAGGACGCCTTTGCCCTGGCCGGCCGCGTGGGGCCGGTGCTGATCGACGGTGTCAAAAAGAACCAGGTCGGTATTTTTGCCGCCGTCACCTTTCTGGACGGCCAGTTGGGTTTCGGCAGGACCCGCGCGTTTAATCCCATGCAGGCGGCCCTGGCCGGGCTGGTGAAAACCGCGGCCATTGAATGGCCGGGCGTGACCTGCCGGGTGATCGACCTTGATCCCGAATGGACCGACGTAAAGGCGGCGGCCCATGCCGTGGCAATGGAGATTTTAAGCGCTGAAGACCCGGTTGAAGTGGGGCTTTCAGTGGAAGGCAAAAAAGGTGTTGCCCTGGCTGCGGCTCCCTGCGAACCCGAGGACCTGCCGCTTAAGTCCGGCGACGTGGTGGTGGTATCCGGCGGTGCCCGGGGTGTTACCGCCCAGTGTGCCCTGGCCCTGGCAAAAAAGGTTCGGCCCGTGTTGGTGTTGCTGGGCCGGTCCCCGCTGCCCGGGCCTGAGCCGGCCTGGCTGGCCGGTGTGACCAGCGAGCCGGAGATCAAGAAGCAAATCCTGGAAAATGAATTTTCCGGCAAAACCGCCACCCCGGCTGAAGTGGACCGGGTTTTTAAAAAGCACATGGCCGGTCGGGAGATCGCGGCAAACATGGAAGCCCTTCGGGCCGTATGTACCGAGGTGGTGTATCGCTCCACCGATGTGCGCGATGATGCGGCCGTGGAAGACCTGTTCAAAGCGGTCAGCGAAAAATTCGGGCCGGTGCGCTGTATTGTCCACGGCGCCGGGGTACTGGAAGACCGGTTTATCATTGACAAGACCGCCGACCAGTTCGACCGGGTGTTTGATACCAAGGTGGCCGGGGCAAAGGCCCTGGTTTTGGCGGCGGACATGAAGGCGCTGCGGTGCCTGGTCTTTTTTTCTTCGGTGAGCGCCCGTATGGGCAACAAGGGCCAGGCCGACTACGCCATGGCCAATGAGGTACTCAACAAAACAGCCCAGTTGATGGCCCTGCAAAACCAGGGATGCCGGGTAATCTCCTTTAACTGGGGACCGTGGGACGGGGGCATGGTGACCGCCTCGTTGAAACGGGAGTTTGAAAAGAGCCGTGTAGCCCTGATTCCCCTGGCCGCCGGGGCCCGGTGCATGGTGGAGGAGATGGCTTCGCCTGCCGGTGACGTTGAGGTGGTGATCGGCGCCGGGTTTGATGATGTCGGCAAGGCCACCCCGGAAACCAGCCCCGCTCCGGCACCCGCAAAAAAAGAGGTCGAGAACACGGGCCCGCTTTTTGAGGCCTTTACCCGCAAAGTGGATGTGGAGGAGTTCCCGGTATTAAAGTCCCACCTGCTGGACGGCAGGCCGGTGGTGCCCTTTGCCCTGGCCGCCGAGTGGGTGGGCAGCGGCGCCCTGCACGCCAACCCCGGCCTGATGCTGATCGGCATCGACGACATGCGGGTGCTGTCCGGCATCAAGGTTGATGAAACCGGCCGCACCGTTACAGTGCTGGCTGGAAAGCCGATCAAAAGCGGGACCGCCTTTGAAGTGGCGGTGCAGATAAAAAGCGACAGCAGCGGAAAGGAGACGGTGCACTACGGGGCACGGGCCGTTCTTGCCGCCGCCTATGAAACGCCCCCTGTGTTTACGGAACCCGCCTCGCTTGCCTCTTCCGGTTATACCCGCACCGCAGCCGAGCTCTACGATACGGTCCTGTTTCACGGCAAGGCCCTTCACGGGCTTCAGGAAGTGGTGGCCTGTTCAACGGAGGGAATCAAGGCAACCATCAGCAGCGCGCCTTCTCCCAAGCAGTGGATTCGCCGGCCGGTCCGCAACACCTGGCTGGCCGACCCCCTGGCCCTGGACACGGCCTTTCAGATGGCCATTGTGTGGTGCCACGAACAGGCGGGCATGGTCTGCCTGCCGGTCTCTTTTAAATCCTTTCGGCAATACCGCACCGCGTTTCCCGCCGAGGGCGTAACCGCCGTCCTGGCCGTCACCAACCGGACCAGCCGCAAGATGCGCGGGGATGTCTTTTTCCTGGATGAGAACGGCGCCATGGTGGCCTGCATGACCGGGTTTGAAGCGGTAATGGACAAGTCGCTGGGCGCGGCCTTTAAATCATAA
- a CDS encoding PfaD family polyunsaturated fatty acid/polyketide biosynthesis protein, translating to MNARIDRCSAGLSGCGIWNNEKGAAPETGVDAVSVALKNLSRPVFAVNVNGCLGVANHGQACISIGKNHDAEGGFPLLGYAPPLLPENFGDPYFKELIGIRYAYVAGAMANGITSVAMVEAAARAGMVGFFGAAGLAPAEVETAIDQLHQRLGDLPFGMNLIHSPGDSLLEEAVVDLYLRKNVRLISASAFMRLTPYIVRYRLTGIHKDTTGRVVAPNRIVAKVSRVEVAARFFAPPPEKLVAQLLDQGKITAEEAALASAIPMADALTAEADSGGHTDNRPALGLLPTMTALRDEMCRTHAYDRPIPVGLGGGIATPESAAAAFAMGAAYVLTGSVNQSCVEAGVTDMVRQMLVEAGQADVTMAPAADMFEMGGKVQVLKRGTMFAMRASKLYELYVRYNRFDQVPEKDREMVEKTLLRCSFDHAWEETKTFFQARDPRQIERAEKDPRHMMALVFRSYLGRSSMWGVTGEADRKVDFQIWCGPAIGAFNEWAKGSFLEAMENRTFVTVAMNLLFGAAVVTRAVWLGLQGVDLPVEARRFAPTPLAEIEAYMKRQV from the coding sequence ATGAACGCGAGAATTGACCGTTGTTCAGCCGGATTATCCGGCTGTGGAATATGGAACAATGAAAAAGGGGCGGCGCCGGAAACCGGCGTGGACGCCGTCTCTGTCGCCCTGAAAAATCTTTCCCGGCCGGTCTTTGCGGTTAATGTCAACGGCTGCCTGGGCGTGGCCAATCATGGCCAGGCCTGCATTTCTATCGGAAAAAATCATGATGCCGAAGGCGGCTTTCCCCTTCTGGGATATGCCCCACCGCTTCTGCCGGAAAATTTCGGTGATCCCTATTTTAAAGAGCTGATCGGCATTCGCTACGCCTATGTGGCCGGCGCCATGGCCAACGGCATCACTTCTGTTGCCATGGTGGAGGCCGCGGCCAGAGCCGGCATGGTGGGTTTTTTCGGAGCCGCCGGCCTGGCCCCCGCCGAGGTGGAAACGGCCATTGACCAGCTTCACCAACGCCTGGGTGATCTTCCCTTTGGCATGAACCTGATCCATTCGCCCGGCGATTCCCTGCTGGAAGAGGCCGTGGTGGATCTCTACCTGCGCAAAAACGTGCGGCTGATCAGCGCGTCGGCCTTTATGCGGCTGACCCCTTATATCGTGCGTTATCGGTTGACCGGTATTCATAAAGACACCACCGGCCGGGTTGTGGCCCCCAACCGCATCGTGGCAAAGGTCTCCCGGGTGGAGGTGGCGGCCCGTTTTTTTGCCCCGCCCCCTGAAAAACTGGTGGCCCAGCTTCTGGACCAGGGAAAGATCACGGCCGAAGAGGCGGCCCTGGCGTCCGCGATTCCCATGGCCGATGCCCTTACCGCGGAGGCTGATTCCGGAGGTCACACGGACAACCGGCCGGCCCTGGGCCTGCTGCCCACCATGACGGCCCTGAGGGACGAGATGTGCCGGACCCACGCCTATGACCGGCCCATTCCCGTGGGACTGGGCGGTGGCATTGCCACGCCGGAGTCGGCGGCCGCCGCTTTTGCCATGGGCGCGGCCTATGTGCTGACCGGCTCGGTGAACCAGTCCTGCGTGGAGGCTGGTGTGACGGACATGGTGCGGCAGATGCTGGTGGAGGCGGGCCAGGCCGACGTAACCATGGCGCCGGCGGCCGACATGTTTGAAATGGGCGGCAAGGTGCAGGTGCTCAAGCGGGGCACCATGTTTGCCATGCGGGCCTCCAAGCTTTACGAGCTTTACGTGCGGTACAACCGGTTTGACCAGGTGCCGGAAAAGGACAGGGAAATGGTGGAAAAGACCCTGCTTCGCTGCTCCTTTGACCATGCATGGGAAGAGACAAAAACGTTTTTCCAGGCCCGTGATCCCCGCCAGATTGAGCGGGCTGAAAAAGACCCGCGTCACATGATGGCCCTGGTGTTCCGTTCCTACCTGGGCCGTTCCTCCATGTGGGGCGTGACCGGAGAGGCGGACCGCAAGGTGGACTTTCAGATCTGGTGCGGCCCGGCCATCGGGGCCTTTAATGAGTGGGCAAAGGGCAGTTTTCTGGAGGCCATGGAGAACCGGACCTTTGTCACGGTGGCCATGAACCTGCTCTTCGGCGCGGCCGTGGTGACCCGGGCCGTGTGGCTTGGCCTTCAGGGCGTGGATCTGCCGGTGGAAGCCCGCCGGTTTGCTCCCACGCCCCTTGCCGAGATCGAGGCGTATATGAAGCGTCAAGTCTGA